From Streptomyces chrestomyceticus JCM 4735, one genomic window encodes:
- a CDS encoding ABC transporter ATP-binding protein encodes MADTAKVTRQQQPGRPATDPDPADGPGPEPTVRTGPGPDSADRPRPPARRSAVRSLLRLWPFVRPVRARLFTAAFVAVLASCIGLVIPLVLKWLVDGPIADRDPGGVWLGGGYLLLLGLAEAGLFGLRRWLVARPLAHVEATMRDSLYRHVQRLPVAFHDRWASGQLLSRGTTDLQLLRLFLAFPLTFLIVNATTILVGCVILMVQRWSLGLVLLAPIVPLIVLCSVFEAKYAVAARRAQDQVGDVTTVVEESVLGIRIVKGFGRHRSQARAFRELTARLRTTELRKARLLAALWACIMALPELALGAALVLGTVQVADGDLSAGTLVAFLSTALALMWPVESIGFLLAMSNDAAAATDRYFEVLDEPVADRDDARKAAEQTPVTGPGASSSGTTGPGATSSGTTGLAFHGVTFRYPDAPADAPPVLRGIDLHIRPGETMALVGATGSGKTTLTALVPRLHDATGGRITLDGTDITALPRDELRARVAVAFEEPTLFSATVAENVLMGGEGTGPDDLRRALRVAQADGFVDALPDGPDTEVGEQGLSLSGGQRQRLALARAVVGRPRFLVLDDPLSALDVHTEALVEAALRQVLATTTALVVAHRPSTVLLADRVALLSGGRIAAVGSHHQLLRENAEYAALMSGTADGAGTARHEGESVR; translated from the coding sequence ATGGCCGATACAGCGAAGGTGACACGACAGCAGCAGCCCGGCAGACCCGCTACCGACCCCGACCCCGCCGACGGGCCCGGCCCCGAACCCACCGTCAGGACCGGCCCCGGGCCCGACTCCGCCGACCGGCCACGCCCGCCGGCCCGCCGCTCCGCCGTGCGCTCCCTGCTGCGGCTGTGGCCCTTCGTACGGCCGGTGCGGGCGCGGCTGTTCACGGCGGCGTTCGTGGCGGTGCTCGCGTCCTGCATCGGGCTGGTCATCCCCCTGGTCCTCAAATGGCTGGTGGACGGGCCGATCGCCGACCGGGACCCGGGCGGGGTCTGGCTGGGCGGCGGGTACCTGCTCCTGCTCGGCCTCGCGGAGGCGGGCCTGTTCGGGCTGCGGCGCTGGCTGGTCGCGCGGCCGCTGGCGCACGTCGAGGCCACGATGCGCGACAGCCTGTACCGGCACGTGCAGCGGCTGCCGGTCGCCTTCCACGACCGCTGGGCCTCCGGGCAGTTGCTCTCCCGGGGCACCACGGATCTGCAACTGCTGCGCCTCTTCCTGGCCTTCCCGCTGACGTTCCTGATCGTCAACGCCACCACGATCCTGGTGGGCTGCGTGATTCTGATGGTGCAGCGGTGGTCGCTGGGGCTGGTGCTGCTGGCGCCCATCGTGCCGCTGATCGTGCTGTGCTCGGTCTTCGAGGCGAAGTACGCGGTGGCCGCGCGGCGGGCCCAGGACCAGGTCGGCGACGTGACCACGGTCGTCGAGGAGTCGGTCCTCGGCATCCGGATCGTCAAGGGGTTCGGGCGGCACCGCAGCCAGGCCCGCGCGTTCCGGGAGCTGACGGCCCGGCTGCGCACCACCGAGCTGCGCAAGGCCCGGCTGCTGGCCGCCCTGTGGGCCTGCATCATGGCGCTGCCGGAGCTGGCCCTCGGTGCGGCGCTGGTGCTCGGTACGGTCCAGGTGGCCGACGGGGACCTGTCGGCCGGCACCCTCGTCGCGTTCCTGTCCACGGCCCTGGCCCTGATGTGGCCGGTGGAGTCGATCGGCTTCCTGCTCGCCATGAGCAACGACGCGGCGGCCGCCACCGACCGGTACTTCGAAGTCCTGGACGAGCCGGTGGCGGACCGGGACGACGCCCGGAAGGCGGCGGAGCAGACGCCCGTCACCGGCCCCGGAGCCTCCAGTTCCGGAACCACCGGCCCTGGAGCCACCAGTTCCGGAACCACCGGCCTCGCCTTCCACGGCGTCACCTTCCGCTACCCGGACGCCCCCGCCGACGCCCCGCCCGTCCTCCGGGGCATCGACCTGCACATCCGCCCCGGCGAGACGATGGCCCTGGTCGGCGCGACCGGCAGCGGCAAGACCACCCTCACCGCGCTCGTCCCCCGGCTGCACGACGCGACCGGCGGCCGCATCACCCTCGACGGCACGGACATCACGGCACTGCCCCGCGACGAACTGCGCGCCCGGGTCGCGGTGGCCTTCGAGGAACCGACCCTGTTCTCCGCGACCGTCGCGGAGAACGTCCTGATGGGCGGGGAAGGCACCGGCCCCGACGACCTCCGGCGGGCGCTGCGCGTCGCCCAGGCCGACGGGTTCGTGGACGCGCTCCCCGACGGCCCGGACACCGAGGTCGGCGAACAGGGGCTGAGCCTGTCCGGCGGCCAGCGGCAGCGGCTCGCGCTGGCCCGCGCGGTGGTCGGCCGGCCCCGCTTCCTGGTCCTGGACGATCCGCTGTCCGCGCTGGACGTCCATACGGAGGCGCTGGTCGAAGCGGCGCTGCGGCAGGTACTGGCGACCACCACCGCCCTGGTCGTCGCCCACCGCCCGTCCACGGTCCTGCTCGCCGACCGGGTGGCGCTGCTGTCGGGCGGCCGGATAGCGGCCGTCGGCAGCCACCACCAGTTGCTGCGCGAGAACGCCGAGTACGCGGCGCTGATGTCCGGCACGGCGGACGGCGCGGGCACCGCCCGGCACGAAGGGGAGAGCGTGCGATGA
- the glgX gene encoding glycogen debranching protein GlgX, whose amino-acid sequence MSPDRPPRPAPAPETAEAADRVAPLPVPVRPGSPQPLGARCRTGPDGVAGTNFALWAGGAESVEVCLFDDEDHETRHPLTELTHEIWHGFLPGVRPGQRYGYRVHGRWDPWTGARWNPAKLLLDPYARAVDGEFTLPAQVYGHVRDWPQQHVADTVRDDRDSAPYVPKGVVVADEAPEDGDDEWVDDRRPKTPWSDTVLYETHVRGFTMLHPGIPEELRGTYAGLAHPAAISHLTRLGVTAVELMPVHQFAHEDHLLRRGLRNYWGYNSIGYFAPHAAYAASGTRGQQVGEFKRMVRALHDAGIEVVLDVVYNHTAEASELGPTLSFRGIDNRGYYRLADGSRRYADYTGCGNTLHVVQPNVLRLITDSLRYWVTEMGVDGFRFDLAAALARSMHDVDMLSPFLAVIAQDPVLRRVKLIAEPWDVGSGGYQVGAFPPLWTEWNDRYRDTVRDFWRGAHPDVRDLGYRLSGSSDLYAWGGRRPYASVNFITSHDGFTLRDLVSYEQKHNAANGEGNRDGTDGNRSWNCGVEGETDDTAVQALRRRQLRNMVTTLLLSTGVPMLVAGDEMGRTQGGNNNAYCQDNAVSWVDWSLLDDPGWRALATLVSRLMALRRDHPVLRRRAFFSGRPQRPDGLRDLAWFTPRGTEMTERDWYEPTPTLGMYLSGTDIPQRDPEGRPVTDDSFLAVLHTGHRPAVCTLPGPPWADAYELVVDTSLEDQDGPPGTTLRAGVRLTVPERSVLLLRVVAE is encoded by the coding sequence GTGTCCCCCGACCGGCCACCCCGACCGGCCCCCGCGCCGGAGACGGCGGAGGCGGCGGACCGGGTCGCTCCGCTCCCCGTGCCGGTACGCCCCGGCAGCCCGCAGCCGCTCGGGGCCCGCTGCCGTACGGGCCCCGACGGCGTGGCGGGCACCAACTTCGCCCTCTGGGCGGGCGGCGCGGAGTCCGTCGAGGTGTGCCTCTTCGACGACGAGGACCACGAGACCCGCCACCCGCTCACCGAGCTGACGCACGAGATCTGGCACGGCTTCCTGCCCGGTGTGCGGCCCGGCCAGCGCTACGGCTACCGGGTGCACGGCCGCTGGGACCCGTGGACCGGCGCCCGCTGGAACCCCGCGAAACTGCTCCTGGACCCGTACGCGCGCGCCGTGGACGGCGAGTTCACGCTGCCTGCCCAGGTGTACGGGCACGTACGCGACTGGCCGCAGCAGCACGTCGCCGACACCGTGCGCGACGACCGCGACTCGGCCCCGTACGTCCCCAAGGGCGTCGTCGTCGCCGACGAGGCCCCGGAGGACGGCGACGACGAGTGGGTGGACGACCGGCGGCCCAAGACGCCCTGGTCCGACACCGTCCTGTACGAGACGCACGTACGCGGTTTCACCATGCTCCACCCGGGCATACCCGAGGAGCTGCGCGGCACGTACGCGGGCCTCGCGCACCCCGCCGCGATCTCCCACCTCACCCGCCTCGGCGTGACCGCCGTCGAGCTGATGCCGGTGCACCAGTTCGCCCACGAGGACCACCTGCTCCGCCGCGGCCTGCGCAACTACTGGGGCTACAACTCGATCGGCTACTTCGCGCCGCACGCCGCGTACGCCGCCTCCGGGACCCGCGGCCAGCAGGTCGGCGAGTTCAAGCGGATGGTGCGGGCCCTGCACGACGCCGGTATCGAGGTCGTCCTGGACGTGGTCTACAACCACACCGCCGAGGCGAGCGAGCTGGGCCCGACGCTGTCCTTCCGGGGCATCGACAACCGCGGCTACTACCGGCTGGCGGACGGCAGCCGCCGCTACGCCGACTACACGGGCTGCGGCAACACCCTGCACGTCGTGCAGCCCAACGTGCTGCGCCTGATCACGGATTCGCTGCGCTACTGGGTCACCGAGATGGGCGTGGACGGCTTCCGCTTCGACCTCGCGGCGGCGCTGGCCCGCTCCATGCACGACGTGGACATGCTCTCGCCGTTCCTGGCGGTGATCGCCCAGGACCCGGTGCTGCGCCGCGTCAAGCTGATCGCCGAGCCCTGGGACGTGGGCTCCGGCGGCTACCAGGTCGGCGCGTTCCCCCCGTTGTGGACGGAGTGGAACGACCGCTACCGCGACACCGTGCGCGACTTCTGGCGCGGCGCGCACCCCGACGTACGCGACCTCGGCTACCGGCTCTCCGGGTCGAGCGACCTGTACGCGTGGGGCGGCCGCCGCCCGTACGCCTCGGTCAACTTCATCACCTCGCACGACGGCTTCACCCTGCGCGACCTGGTCTCGTACGAGCAGAAGCACAACGCCGCCAACGGCGAGGGCAACCGGGACGGCACCGACGGCAACCGCTCCTGGAACTGCGGCGTGGAGGGCGAGACCGACGACACCGCCGTACAGGCGCTGCGCCGCCGCCAGCTACGCAACATGGTCACCACCCTGCTGCTGTCCACCGGGGTCCCGATGCTGGTCGCCGGTGACGAGATGGGCCGTACGCAGGGCGGCAACAACAACGCGTACTGCCAGGACAACGCGGTCAGTTGGGTCGACTGGTCACTCCTCGACGATCCGGGCTGGCGGGCGCTGGCCACCCTCGTGTCCCGGCTGATGGCGCTCCGCCGCGACCATCCCGTACTGCGCCGCCGCGCGTTCTTCTCCGGCCGCCCGCAGCGCCCGGACGGCCTGCGCGACCTGGCCTGGTTCACTCCGCGCGGCACGGAGATGACCGAACGGGACTGGTACGAGCCCACCCCCACCCTCGGTATGTACCTCTCCGGAACCGACATTCCGCAGCGCGACCCCGAAGGCCGCCCGGTCACCGACGACAGTTTCCTCGCCGTCCTGCACACCGGCCACCGCCCGGCCGTCTGCACCCTGCCGGGGCCGCCCTGGGCCGACGCGTACGAACTGGTCGTCGACACCTCCCTGGAGGACCAGGACGGGCCGCCGGGGACCACGCTGCGCGCGGGCGTCCGGCTCACCGTCCCCGAGCGGTCGGTGCTGCTGTTGCGCGTGGTGGCGGAGTGA
- a CDS encoding L,D-transpeptidase gives MQQGQPVPGARRTGPSRSGGVLALLLSALLILVTACGGSEDKKGGGTDPDKQPSQASVTITPKDGAKDVATDGALKVSSSRGRLTSVKVQDDKGNPVEGKVTGGSLWQPVGKLRAATTYKVDAVAVDDQLRESARHATFTTLVPENTFVGRYTPEDGQTVGVGMPVSINFTRGITDPERVQQGIKVTAEPSVPIAGRWFGNDRLDFRPEKYWKPGTKVTLDIDLKGVEGRPGVYGTQTKHISFTIGRSQVSTVDVRAKEMSVVRDGKKIKTIPVTAGGPGTETYNGQMVISEKHEVTRMNGETVGFGGEYDIADVPHAMRLSTSGTFIHGNYWSGRSTFGSRNASHGCIGLYDQRGGGDSSTPAAWFYANSLIGDVVTVKNSHDETIAPENGFNVWNMSWEKWRSGR, from the coding sequence GTGCAGCAGGGGCAGCCGGTGCCGGGGGCGCGGCGGACGGGGCCGTCGAGGAGTGGCGGGGTGCTCGCCCTGCTGCTGTCGGCGCTGCTGATACTCGTCACCGCCTGCGGCGGGAGCGAGGACAAGAAGGGCGGCGGGACCGATCCGGACAAGCAGCCCTCGCAGGCCAGCGTCACGATCACGCCGAAGGACGGCGCCAAGGACGTGGCCACCGACGGCGCCCTGAAGGTCAGCTCCTCGCGGGGCCGGCTGACCTCGGTCAAGGTCCAGGACGACAAGGGCAATCCGGTCGAGGGCAAGGTGACCGGCGGCTCGCTCTGGCAGCCCGTCGGCAAGCTGCGCGCCGCGACGACGTACAAGGTCGACGCGGTCGCCGTCGACGACCAGTTGCGCGAGTCCGCCCGGCACGCGACGTTCACCACCCTGGTCCCGGAGAACACCTTCGTCGGCCGGTACACCCCGGAGGACGGCCAGACCGTCGGCGTCGGCATGCCGGTCTCCATCAACTTCACCCGGGGGATAACCGACCCCGAGCGCGTCCAGCAGGGCATCAAGGTCACGGCCGAGCCGTCGGTGCCGATCGCGGGCCGCTGGTTCGGCAACGACCGCCTCGACTTCCGCCCCGAGAAGTACTGGAAGCCCGGCACGAAGGTCACGCTCGACATCGACCTCAAGGGCGTCGAGGGACGGCCGGGCGTCTACGGCACGCAGACCAAGCACATATCCTTCACCATCGGCCGCAGCCAGGTGAGCACGGTCGACGTGCGGGCGAAGGAGATGTCCGTCGTCCGCGACGGCAAGAAGATCAAGACGATCCCCGTCACCGCGGGCGGGCCGGGCACCGAGACGTACAACGGCCAGATGGTGATCAGCGAGAAGCACGAGGTCACCCGGATGAACGGGGAGACCGTCGGTTTCGGCGGCGAGTACGACATCGCGGACGTGCCGCACGCCATGCGGCTGAGCACGTCCGGCACCTTCATCCACGGCAACTACTGGTCCGGCCGGTCGACGTTCGGCTCCCGCAACGCCAGCCACGGCTGCATCGGCCTCTACGACCAGCGCGGCGGCGGGGACAGCTCCACCCCGGCCGCCTGGTTCTACGCCAACTCGCTGATCGGCGACGTGGTCACGGTCAAGAACTCCCACGACGAGACGATCGCGCCCGAGAACGGCTTCAACGTGTGGAACATGTCCTGGGAGAAGTGGCGGTCCGGCCGGTAG
- a CDS encoding L,D-transpeptidase, translating to MTAATVAVLTAAVALAGCGFPDAVTGGKPRSPNEAIRVSPGDGTKDVRDTDRITVRVPDGRLERVAVSRIEDDGSTPVPGRITPDGLSWRPSGPARLAPAARYTVDAVAMDGHGRRTARHTTFTTFVPPHRLVGFFTPEHGATVGTGMIVSLEFNRPVADRAAVERAVSVTARPATEVAAHWFGARRLDFRPRTRWRPGTRVSMDLRLRGVRAAPGVLGTQRKQVRFRIGRDQTSRVDAAAHTMTVWRGGRRLATLPVTAGSLSSPTYNGRMVILERHPVTRMDGDTVGFGGEYDIPDVPHALRLTTSGTFLHGNYWAPPRTFGGTNTSHGCIGLRDTQGGGPDTPAGWFYERSLVGDVVEVVNSRDRVVAPDNGLGGWNMPWRMWRAGSALH from the coding sequence ATGACGGCCGCCACCGTCGCCGTCCTGACGGCCGCCGTGGCGCTGGCCGGCTGCGGGTTCCCCGATGCGGTGACCGGGGGCAAGCCGCGGTCCCCGAATGAGGCGATCAGGGTGTCCCCGGGGGACGGCACGAAGGACGTACGGGACACCGACCGCATCACCGTACGGGTGCCCGACGGGCGGCTGGAGCGGGTCGCCGTCAGCCGCATCGAGGACGACGGGAGTACGCCGGTGCCGGGCCGGATCACCCCGGACGGGCTGAGCTGGCGCCCGTCCGGGCCGGCCCGCCTCGCGCCCGCCGCCCGCTACACGGTCGACGCGGTGGCCATGGACGGGCACGGGCGCCGCACCGCCCGCCACACCACCTTCACCACCTTCGTGCCGCCGCACCGCCTCGTCGGCTTCTTCACGCCCGAGCACGGTGCCACGGTCGGCACCGGCATGATCGTCTCGCTGGAGTTCAACCGGCCGGTCGCCGACCGGGCGGCCGTCGAACGCGCCGTCTCGGTCACGGCCCGGCCCGCCACCGAGGTCGCCGCCCACTGGTTCGGCGCCCGCCGTCTGGACTTCCGGCCGCGCACCCGCTGGCGGCCCGGTACGCGGGTCTCGATGGACCTGCGGCTGCGTGGCGTACGGGCCGCCCCCGGGGTGCTCGGGACGCAGCGCAAGCAGGTCCGGTTCAGGATCGGCCGGGATCAGACCAGCCGGGTTGACGCGGCGGCGCACACGATGACGGTGTGGCGCGGCGGGCGGCGGCTGGCCACGCTCCCGGTGACGGCCGGCAGCCTCAGCAGCCCCACGTACAACGGCAGGATGGTGATCCTGGAGCGGCACCCGGTGACCCGCATGGACGGGGACACGGTGGGCTTCGGTGGCGAGTACGACATCCCGGACGTGCCGCACGCCCTGCGCCTGACCACCTCGGGAACGTTCCTGCACGGCAACTACTGGGCGCCGCCGCGTACCTTCGGCGGCACCAACACGAGCCACGGCTGCATCGGGCTGCGGGACACCCAGGGCGGCGGCCCGGACACCCCGGCCGGCTGGTTCTACGAACGGTCGCTGGTCGGTGACGTCGTGGAGGTCGTGAACTCCCGGGACCGGGTGGTCGCGCCGGACAACGGCCTCGGTGGCTGGAACATGCCGTGGCGGATGTGGCGGGCGGGCTCCGCGCTGCACTGA
- a CDS encoding ABC transporter ATP-binding protein produces the protein MTTSTGTGKATDDAPDGGDSTPHRLSPPPAASTATPEPAPDASPDTSRDTSPATTPDAFAQDLLPTAKGASRRLLGSLLRPHTRTAWAAAVLLLLQQAAVQAGPLLVAFAIDHAVPALRAGDHGPLIAVAAAYLLCASAAGGLQYVFVRVAARISQDVLLDLRGRIFRHGQALSLDFHERYTSGRLISRATTDVEALRELLNEGLQELISIVLATVYITVTLLYLDWGLGAAAVATAGPLYLLVRSFQRRSQRVYSVKSSAMAAVIVKFAETINGIRPVQAFRRERPNDAAFARLNGRHERTNGDAILEMARYVISSRLVANVAVAALVLWGAYRVASGGLALGVLAAAVLYLRRLYDPIDRLGMFLNSYQSAAASLEKIAGLLAQRPSVPEPAAPLPLPDRPGALPGREVTFDGVRFAYRTGGEVLPRFDLTLAAGRTVAVVGSTGAGKSTLAKLLARFYDPSPGSPPRPGTGEPRTGSVRVDGVDLRDLSTADLRRAVVMVTQEAFLFSGTVAENIAIGRPDATREEVEQAARAIGAHDFIAALPDGYDTDVRKRGGRISAGQRQLVAFARALLADPGVLILDEATSSLDIPGERAVQRAMETVLRGRTAVVIAHRLSTVETADRVLVMDAGRIVEDGTPAELTAAGGRFAELHRAWRESVG, from the coding sequence ATGACCACGAGCACCGGTACGGGCAAGGCCACGGACGACGCCCCGGACGGCGGCGACAGCACACCCCACCGGCTGTCCCCTCCCCCGGCCGCCTCCACCGCCACTCCAGAACCCGCCCCCGACGCCTCACCGGACACATCCCGCGACACGTCCCCCGCCACCACCCCCGACGCCTTCGCCCAGGACCTCCTGCCCACCGCCAAGGGCGCCTCGCGCCGCCTGCTGGGTTCGCTGCTGCGCCCGCACACCCGCACCGCCTGGGCGGCGGCCGTCCTCCTCCTGCTCCAGCAGGCCGCCGTACAGGCCGGCCCGCTGCTGGTCGCCTTCGCCATCGACCATGCCGTCCCGGCCCTGCGGGCGGGCGACCACGGCCCGCTGATCGCCGTGGCGGCGGCCTACCTGCTCTGCGCGTCGGCGGCCGGCGGCCTCCAGTACGTCTTCGTCCGGGTCGCCGCGCGGATCAGCCAGGACGTCCTGCTCGACCTGCGGGGCCGGATCTTCCGGCACGGCCAGGCGCTGAGCCTGGACTTCCACGAGCGCTACACCTCGGGCCGGCTGATCTCCCGCGCGACCACCGACGTGGAGGCGCTGCGCGAGCTGCTGAACGAGGGCCTCCAGGAGCTGATATCCATCGTCCTGGCCACGGTCTACATCACGGTGACGCTGCTCTACCTCGACTGGGGCCTGGGAGCCGCCGCCGTCGCGACCGCCGGGCCGCTCTATCTGCTCGTCCGCTCCTTCCAGCGCCGTTCCCAGCGGGTGTACAGCGTGAAGTCGTCGGCGATGGCCGCCGTCATCGTGAAGTTCGCGGAGACGATCAACGGCATCCGCCCGGTGCAGGCGTTCCGGCGCGAGCGTCCCAACGATGCGGCGTTCGCCCGGCTGAACGGCCGCCATGAGCGCACCAACGGCGACGCCATACTGGAGATGGCCCGGTACGTCATCTCCTCGCGCCTGGTGGCCAACGTCGCGGTGGCCGCGCTGGTCCTGTGGGGCGCGTACCGGGTGGCCTCGGGCGGTCTGGCGCTTGGGGTCCTGGCGGCCGCGGTGCTCTACCTCCGCCGCCTGTACGACCCGATCGACCGCCTCGGCATGTTCCTCAACTCCTACCAGTCCGCCGCCGCTTCGCTGGAGAAGATCGCCGGGCTGCTCGCCCAGCGCCCGAGCGTCCCGGAGCCCGCCGCCCCGCTGCCGCTGCCGGACCGGCCCGGCGCGCTGCCGGGCCGCGAGGTCACCTTCGACGGCGTACGGTTCGCCTACCGCACCGGCGGCGAGGTGCTGCCGCGCTTCGACCTCACCCTCGCCGCGGGCCGTACGGTCGCCGTCGTCGGCTCCACCGGCGCCGGCAAGTCCACCCTCGCCAAGCTGCTGGCCCGGTTCTACGACCCGTCTCCCGGCTCGCCACCCCGTCCGGGCACGGGAGAACCCCGCACCGGCAGCGTCCGCGTCGACGGCGTCGATCTGCGCGACCTGTCCACCGCCGACCTGCGCCGCGCGGTGGTCATGGTCACCCAGGAGGCGTTCCTGTTCTCCGGCACGGTCGCCGAGAACATCGCCATCGGCCGCCCCGACGCCACCCGCGAGGAGGTCGAACAGGCCGCGCGGGCCATCGGCGCCCACGACTTCATCGCGGCCCTGCCCGACGGGTACGACACCGACGTACGCAAGCGCGGCGGCCGGATCTCCGCCGGGCAGCGCCAGCTCGTCGCCTTCGCCCGCGCCCTGCTCGCCGACCCGGGCGTACTGATCCTCGACGAGGCGACCAGTTCCCTCGACATCCCCGGCGAACGCGCGGTCCAGCGCGCCATGGAAACGGTCCTGCGCGGCCGGACGGCGGTGGTCATCGCCCACCGCCTGTCCACGGTCGAGACGGCCGACCGGGTCCTGGTGATGGACGCCGGCCGCATCGTCGAGGACGGCACCCCCGCCGAACTGACAGCCGCCGGCGGCCGCTTCGCGGAGCTGCACCGGGCGTGGCGGGAGAGCGTGGGGTGA
- a CDS encoding MFS transporter, with the protein MSSSALDNEPQQTTPPPHHTTPGLSKMGLAAWIALLVLLGAELMDMIDQSVVLTALPAIQESTGAGPDAVQWLTTGYSLPVAVGLITGGRLGDRYGRRKILLIGTVVFTTGSLLCGLAAGPGVLIGARGLQGVGVAVMIPQILATLHVTFEGQNRSTVFGLYGAVMSLANVLGPVMGGLLTEADLFGQAWRPIFLVNVPVGLAVILLGRRFIPESTVKKADRPDLTGMLLTALAIVLIVFPLTEGHLHHWPLWCFALLAAGLLALGVFLRHQQRKQGDAPLVPLSLFRSRQFSGGMAAQLMHGLLCGLFFMTWSLYLQRGLGMSPFHAALAFVLLSLGELAGATVVAKSGGRFARRLPQAGALITLASTAAYGLQVDAGQAGLTLPAMTAPVVLIGFGLGMVGGPLADMSLARVPHEDAGSASGLFNTVMHLGIALGTALTALVFFATTGGSPGAGLNRDAFITVLWWVGSLLALMWALMFCLPKHTNNPAD; encoded by the coding sequence GTGTCTTCCTCCGCGCTCGACAACGAGCCGCAGCAGACCACCCCGCCCCCACACCACACCACCCCCGGCCTGTCGAAGATGGGCCTGGCTGCCTGGATCGCCCTCTTGGTGCTGCTGGGCGCCGAGCTGATGGACATGATCGACCAGTCGGTCGTCCTGACCGCCCTGCCCGCGATCCAGGAGTCGACCGGCGCCGGACCGGACGCGGTGCAGTGGCTGACCACCGGCTATTCCCTGCCCGTCGCCGTCGGGCTGATCACCGGCGGACGCCTCGGCGACCGCTACGGGCGGCGAAAGATTCTCCTCATCGGCACCGTCGTGTTCACCACGGGCTCGCTGCTGTGCGGCCTGGCTGCCGGGCCCGGCGTCCTGATCGGCGCCCGCGGGCTCCAGGGCGTGGGCGTGGCCGTCATGATCCCGCAGATCCTGGCCACCCTCCACGTCACCTTCGAGGGGCAGAACCGCAGCACAGTGTTCGGTCTGTACGGGGCCGTCATGTCGCTCGCCAACGTCCTGGGCCCGGTGATGGGCGGTCTGCTCACCGAGGCCGACCTGTTCGGGCAGGCGTGGCGGCCGATCTTCCTGGTCAACGTGCCCGTCGGCCTCGCCGTGATCCTCCTGGGACGCAGGTTCATCCCCGAATCGACCGTGAAGAAGGCCGACCGGCCCGACCTCACCGGCATGCTGCTGACCGCACTGGCCATCGTCCTGATCGTCTTCCCGCTCACCGAGGGACACCTCCATCACTGGCCGCTGTGGTGCTTCGCCCTGCTCGCCGCCGGCCTCCTCGCGCTCGGCGTCTTCCTGCGCCACCAGCAGCGCAAGCAGGGCGACGCTCCGCTCGTACCCCTGTCCCTCTTCCGGAGCCGGCAGTTCTCCGGCGGCATGGCGGCGCAGTTGATGCACGGCCTGCTGTGCGGGCTGTTCTTCATGACCTGGAGCCTCTACCTCCAGCGCGGACTGGGCATGAGCCCCTTCCACGCGGCCCTGGCCTTCGTGCTGCTCTCCCTCGGTGAGCTGGCCGGTGCGACGGTCGTGGCGAAGAGCGGCGGGCGCTTCGCCCGCCGGCTGCCGCAGGCCGGAGCCCTCATCACCCTGGCCTCGACGGCTGCCTACGGGCTGCAGGTCGACGCAGGCCAGGCGGGCCTGACCCTGCCGGCGATGACCGCTCCGGTGGTACTGATCGGCTTCGGCCTCGGTATGGTCGGCGGCCCGCTGGCCGACATGTCGCTGGCCAGGGTCCCGCACGAGGACGCCGGGTCGGCCTCGGGCCTGTTCAATACCGTCATGCACCTGGGCATCGCCCTCGGTACCGCGCTGACCGCCCTGGTGTTCTTCGCCACCACCGGCGGCTCGCCCGGCGCCGGACTCAACCGCGACGCGTTCATCACCGTGCTGTGGTGGGTCGGCAGCCTCCTCGCCCTGATGTGGGCCCTGATGTTCTGCCTGCCCAAGCACACGAACAACCCGGCCGATTGA